The following coding sequences lie in one beta proteobacterium CB genomic window:
- a CDS encoding 3-hydroxybutyrate dehydrogenase, with protein MSHLKGKTALVTGSTSGIGLAMAIGLAKQGANIMVNGFGEKDAAIAAIKACGVEVDYHGADMSKPAEIEDLIKQTEKRFGSLDILVNNAGIQYTANIEDFPTDKWASIIAINLSSAFYTSHHALPGMKKRNWGRIINIASVHGLVGSIQKSAYVAAKHGIVGLTKVTALENAKTGITCNAICPGWVLTPLVQKQVDARAERDGISNEEAKKALVSEKQPSGEFVAPEQLAALAVFLCGPDASEVRGVAWNMDGGWTAQ; from the coding sequence ATGTCTCATTTAAAAGGTAAAACCGCTCTTGTCACTGGCTCGACGAGCGGCATTGGATTGGCGATGGCCATTGGCTTAGCAAAGCAGGGTGCCAATATTATGGTGAACGGCTTTGGTGAAAAAGATGCGGCTATTGCTGCCATTAAAGCTTGTGGTGTTGAGGTGGACTACCACGGTGCCGACATGAGCAAACCTGCTGAGATTGAAGACCTCATCAAGCAAACTGAAAAGCGATTTGGTTCTTTGGATATATTGGTTAATAACGCAGGTATTCAGTACACGGCAAATATTGAAGACTTTCCAACTGATAAATGGGCGTCGATTATCGCCATTAACTTAAGCTCAGCTTTTTATACTTCCCACCATGCTCTGCCCGGAATGAAAAAGCGTAACTGGGGTCGGATTATCAATATCGCCTCAGTGCATGGCTTGGTTGGCTCCATTCAAAAATCTGCTTATGTTGCCGCAAAGCATGGCATCGTCGGCCTGACTAAAGTAACCGCCCTTGAGAATGCCAAGACAGGCATTACTTGTAACGCAATTTGCCCGGGCTGGGTTCTTACCCCCTTAGTACAAAAGCAGGTGGATGCACGCGCAGAACGTGATGGGATTTCAAATGAGGAGGCAAAAAAAGCCTTGGTTTCTGAGAAACAGCCTTCGGGCGAGTTTGTTGCTCCAGAGCAATTGGCTGCATTGGCTGTTTTCCTCTGTGGACCTGATGCCTCTGAGGTGCGGGGGGTCGCCTGGAATATGGATGGCGGCTGGACGGCTCAGTAA
- a CDS encoding Aldehyde oxidase and xanthine dehydrogenase molybdopterin binding protein gives MNKPADLKGLVLDPVTNDQRYIGNSEPRHKARRLIEGQGTYVDDIQLPRMGHVVYWRSPVAHMKIGKIHTEQASKMPGVLAIVDGVKMAELCKPWVATLGHLAGMKSAPQYALAIDRACWQGEPVLAVVAETRAQAEDALQLIDVEWEELPAVVSMETALDSETPVIHPELGDNLCFTRSLDVGQVDEVFATADIVAEATFGFGRHTGVTLEPRCQIADYNPGDRRLTVYHSQQAPHMMQDLYCRQFGLSESDVHVICKDVGGSFGIKVHAYPDDFATVGLAMMLERPVKFVADRLESFTSDIHAREHRIKGRIAANKEGDILAFEIDDLTAIGPYSMFPRTSAIEGNQVVNLVGGPYRHQNYRAKLNVVFQNKTPTCQYRGVGHPIACAVTEGLVDLAAQKLKMDPLEFRKRNVIPDDAYPCSGISGIKLEVLSHEQCLRTIEKMMDYSALRKEQAELRKKGIYRGIGFATLIELTNPSPAFYGVGGARIASQDGASARLDPSGVVSILIGVGEQGQGTEGIYAQIAADAVGLSIKDVRIITGDTDVTPYGGGTWASRGAGVGGEAVLLACQALQENILKLAGAILNRSPEELSVRRGHVLDKASGEQLLPFSEIGRIGYFRTDTLPVGFSADLMVTRHYTQKEYPFIFTNGVQASYVEVDPDTGFVKLLKHWAVEDCGRVLNPMLVDEQVRGAIVQGIGGVLFEECLYDDSGLLRNGSMADYLVPMANEMPDIEVAHVETPTQSSKLGAKGAGEAGTAGAPGAVQNAINDALAPFNTAVFDQPITCEKILKALGKV, from the coding sequence ATGAATAAGCCAGCAGATCTCAAAGGATTGGTGCTTGATCCGGTAACGAATGATCAACGCTATATTGGCAATAGCGAACCTAGGCATAAGGCACGCCGACTTATCGAGGGTCAAGGCACTTATGTGGATGATATTCAATTGCCCAGAATGGGGCATGTGGTGTATTGGCGCTCTCCAGTAGCCCACATGAAAATTGGAAAAATTCATACTGAACAAGCAAGCAAAATGCCGGGTGTGCTTGCCATAGTTGATGGCGTCAAAATGGCTGAGCTTTGCAAGCCATGGGTGGCCACATTAGGTCATTTGGCTGGCATGAAGTCTGCCCCTCAATACGCATTGGCAATCGATAGAGCTTGCTGGCAAGGTGAGCCTGTACTTGCTGTCGTTGCTGAGACGCGTGCTCAGGCAGAAGATGCTTTGCAGTTAATCGACGTTGAGTGGGAAGAATTGCCAGCAGTTGTTTCCATGGAAACTGCTTTAGATTCAGAGACACCCGTAATCCATCCAGAGCTTGGTGACAACCTGTGTTTTACGCGGAGCTTAGATGTTGGTCAGGTGGATGAAGTATTTGCAACAGCAGATATTGTTGCTGAAGCCACCTTTGGCTTCGGTCGCCACACTGGTGTAACTCTAGAGCCTCGCTGCCAAATTGCCGACTATAACCCTGGTGATCGTCGTCTGACGGTGTATCACTCGCAGCAAGCACCACATATGATGCAAGATTTATATTGCCGTCAGTTTGGCTTATCTGAATCCGATGTTCATGTCATCTGCAAAGATGTGGGCGGATCATTTGGTATTAAGGTACATGCTTATCCAGACGATTTTGCAACCGTGGGTTTAGCCATGATGTTGGAGCGCCCAGTTAAATTTGTTGCAGATCGACTGGAATCATTCACGAGCGATATTCATGCGCGTGAGCATCGCATTAAGGGGCGTATTGCGGCCAATAAAGAAGGCGACATCCTGGCGTTTGAGATCGATGATCTCACCGCGATTGGCCCATATTCCATGTTCCCTAGAACTAGTGCGATTGAAGGCAACCAAGTAGTCAACTTGGTAGGTGGTCCATACAGGCATCAAAATTACAGAGCCAAGCTAAATGTAGTGTTTCAGAATAAAACGCCTACTTGCCAATATCGTGGAGTGGGACATCCAATTGCCTGCGCTGTAACTGAAGGTCTTGTAGATTTAGCTGCGCAAAAGTTGAAGATGGATCCTTTGGAGTTCCGCAAGCGCAACGTGATTCCTGATGATGCTTACCCATGCTCTGGTATTTCAGGAATTAAGTTGGAAGTGTTATCGCATGAGCAATGCTTACGAACTATTGAAAAGATGATGGACTATTCTGCTTTACGCAAAGAGCAGGCCGAGTTGCGGAAAAAGGGGATCTATCGCGGAATTGGTTTTGCTACATTAATTGAGTTAACCAACCCAAGTCCAGCCTTCTATGGTGTCGGCGGCGCTCGTATTGCATCTCAGGATGGTGCCTCTGCACGATTGGATCCTAGTGGCGTGGTTTCTATATTGATTGGCGTTGGTGAGCAAGGCCAGGGTACCGAAGGTATCTACGCACAAATTGCTGCCGATGCTGTAGGACTCTCTATTAAAGATGTTCGCATCATTACCGGTGATACCGATGTCACACCATATGGTGGAGGTACTTGGGCTTCACGTGGTGCTGGAGTTGGTGGTGAGGCAGTGTTATTGGCATGTCAAGCACTTCAAGAGAATATCTTGAAGCTTGCTGGTGCAATTTTGAATAGATCACCTGAGGAGTTGTCAGTCCGACGTGGCCATGTTTTGGATAAGGCGAGCGGAGAGCAGTTATTACCGTTTAGTGAGATTGGCCGCATTGGTTATTTCCGTACAGACACCTTGCCGGTTGGATTCTCTGCTGATTTGATGGTTACCCGTCACTACACTCAAAAAGAATATCCATTCATCTTTACTAATGGCGTCCAAGCCTCTTATGTTGAAGTGGATCCTGATACTGGATTTGTAAAACTCCTGAAACATTGGGCTGTTGAAGATTGCGGCCGCGTACTAAATCCCATGTTGGTGGATGAGCAAGTGCGCGGAGCCATTGTTCAGGGTATTGGAGGCGTCCTTTTCGAGGAGTGTCTCTATGACGATAGTGGCTTGCTACGAAATGGCAGTATGGCCGATTATTTGGTCCCCATGGCTAATGAAATGCCAGATATTGAAGTGGCTCACGTGGAGACCCCAACGCAGTCATCTAAGCTGGGTGCAAAAGGTGCTGGTGAGGCTGGCACTGCCGGCGCCCCTGGAGCGGTTCAGAATGCAATTAATGATGCTCTGGCGCCCTTTAATACGGCAGTATTTGACCAGCCCATTACATGTGAAAAGATTCTGAAGGCCCTTGGCAAGGTCTAA
- a CDS encoding 2Fe-2S iron-sulfur cluster binding domain-containing protein — protein MSLKKKITMTVNGSVVNAEIEPRRHLVDFLREDLHLKGPHLGCEQGACGACTVKVDGQIIRGCLYLAVQADGCVVETIEGLTKSGALADLQEAFMRHNAMQCGFCSSGMLLAAAELVEKQPKATREEVREWISGNYCRCTGYHSIVDAIMAVLEARAKGEKIKPVVALA, from the coding sequence ATGAGCTTAAAGAAAAAAATTACGATGACCGTCAATGGTTCAGTAGTCAATGCTGAGATTGAGCCGCGTAGACATTTAGTAGATTTTTTGCGTGAAGATCTTCATTTGAAGGGTCCGCACCTAGGTTGCGAGCAGGGTGCTTGCGGAGCCTGTACTGTCAAGGTGGATGGGCAAATTATTCGTGGCTGCTTGTACTTAGCCGTGCAAGCCGATGGATGTGTTGTTGAGACAATTGAGGGCTTGACGAAAAGCGGTGCATTGGCAGACCTACAAGAAGCTTTCATGCGTCACAACGCAATGCAATGTGGATTCTGCTCCTCTGGGATGTTGCTTGCCGCTGCGGAGTTGGTTGAAAAGCAACCCAAAGCTACGCGCGAAGAAGTGCGCGAATGGATCTCTGGAAACTATTGCCGTTGTACCGGCTACCACTCCATAGTAGACGCCATCATGGCCGTGCTTGAAGCTCGTGCCAAAGGTGAAAAGATTAAACCTGTTGTTGCTCTCGCTTAA
- a CDS encoding Molybdopterin dehydrogenase FAD-binding protein yields MKAAAFDYAKPKVLSEALSLLAEAGEDARLIAGGQTLLATLNLRLSEPSILIDITNLDELKGITVIGDQLRIGALVTHTEIEDSKLIAQHAPLLKAAVPHIAHRAIRNLGTWGGSLAYGDPAAEWPACSLALNATMLIAGPNGERRISAQDFFIDLYTTSLEPDEILVATEIPVANSKQVFYFHELARRHGDYAVAGAALVANKVGNILSDCAFTFFSVGATPVMATKAQALVDGKPLNDELIALAVAAARAEIEAIADITNSAETKQHLIGVLLERGLKHLIA; encoded by the coding sequence ATGAAAGCAGCAGCATTTGATTATGCAAAACCGAAGGTGCTCAGCGAAGCATTGTCTTTGCTCGCCGAGGCTGGCGAAGATGCGCGTTTGATTGCCGGTGGCCAGACGCTTTTGGCTACACTCAATTTACGCCTCTCTGAGCCGAGTATTTTGATCGACATCACCAATCTCGATGAACTCAAGGGTATCACTGTAATCGGCGACCAATTGCGCATTGGGGCTCTAGTCACCCACACCGAAATTGAAGACTCTAAATTGATTGCGCAACATGCGCCGCTACTCAAGGCTGCCGTCCCGCATATTGCACATAGAGCTATCCGTAATCTGGGTACTTGGGGTGGTTCTTTAGCTTACGGCGATCCTGCAGCTGAATGGCCTGCCTGTAGCTTAGCGCTCAATGCAACCATGTTGATTGCGGGTCCCAATGGCGAGCGTCGCATTTCAGCGCAAGACTTTTTCATTGATCTTTACACCACCTCTTTAGAGCCTGATGAAATTCTGGTAGCAACTGAAATCCCTGTCGCAAACAGCAAGCAAGTTTTTTATTTCCATGAGCTAGCGCGCCGCCACGGCGACTATGCGGTTGCGGGAGCTGCTTTGGTTGCAAATAAGGTAGGCAATATTCTCAGCGATTGCGCTTTTACTTTCTTCTCAGTTGGGGCTACGCCTGTAATGGCAACCAAGGCTCAAGCACTAGTCGATGGTAAGCCTCTTAATGATGAGCTAATTGCTCTTGCAGTTGCCGCGGCAAGGGCAGAGATTGAGGCGATTGCAGATATCACTAACAGCGCAGAAACTAAGCAACACTTAATTGGTGTCTTATTAGAGCGTGGCTTAAAGCATTTAATTGCTTAA
- a CDS encoding Carbon monoxide dehydrogenase subunit G yields the protein MELNGEQLIAAPIPDVWKGLNDIDVLAKSIPGCEEISRISPEEIHAKVMFKIGPVRARFAGKLLLSDVVPDQSCSMAFEGSGGAAGFAKGRSRVELKAAEGGTLISYTTEASIGGKLGQIGGRLISASAKKIADDFFQRFAKELGGEVVPLESDAQAE from the coding sequence ATGGAACTAAATGGCGAGCAACTCATTGCGGCTCCAATCCCAGATGTATGGAAGGGCTTGAACGATATTGACGTCCTTGCAAAGTCCATTCCTGGCTGTGAAGAAATTAGCCGAATTTCCCCAGAGGAGATTCATGCCAAGGTGATGTTCAAGATAGGGCCTGTGAGGGCTAGATTTGCAGGAAAGCTACTTTTGAGCGATGTAGTTCCAGATCAATCCTGCTCAATGGCATTTGAAGGTTCGGGTGGCGCCGCAGGATTTGCAAAAGGCCGCTCACGAGTTGAGTTAAAAGCCGCAGAAGGTGGCACTTTGATCTCATATACGACAGAGGCCTCTATTGGGGGTAAGTTAGGGCAAATTGGTGGACGTTTAATTAGTGCTTCTGCCAAAAAGATTGCGGATGACTTTTTTCAACGATTTGCGAAAGAGTTGGGTGGTGAAGTGGTGCCCCTAGAGTCGGACGCACAAGCCGAATAA
- a CDS encoding Transcriptional regulatory protein has protein sequence MTMSFTLDRNTSNSAANEVAATSAPTRRRMSTADRKRQILDRAIQYFAKHGIDGQLRNLTKGLGVTHTLLYHYFPTKDALIKAVYEDVFESRWKPEWEQLLDDKHLSPEEKFNAFYIDYSNTVLTYDFVRILIFSGLSDHSISDRFFELLRDRLLPRLIRETRKHCGRSTRGKPSQRELEFLMGLHGGIFYIGMRRWIYGQAIYDSGNPNTEQEIIQDRISSYLTSAKALFTHGNK, from the coding sequence ATGACAATGAGTTTTACTCTAGACCGGAACACCAGCAACAGCGCTGCCAATGAAGTAGCGGCAACTAGTGCGCCTACACGTCGCAGGATGAGTACGGCAGATCGCAAGCGCCAAATACTAGATCGCGCAATTCAGTACTTTGCGAAACATGGGATTGATGGGCAACTCAGAAACTTAACAAAAGGGCTGGGCGTTACCCATACCCTGCTCTATCACTACTTCCCTACAAAGGACGCTCTCATTAAAGCGGTCTATGAAGATGTCTTTGAATCACGCTGGAAGCCTGAATGGGAGCAGCTATTAGACGATAAGCATCTTTCACCAGAAGAAAAATTTAATGCGTTTTATATCGATTACTCAAATACGGTGCTCACCTACGATTTCGTGCGCATCTTGATTTTCTCGGGCCTAAGCGATCACTCAATTAGCGACCGGTTCTTTGAGTTATTACGTGATCGCCTATTACCTAGACTGATTCGAGAGACCCGCAAACACTGCGGTCGCAGCACTCGCGGCAAGCCTTCGCAGCGTGAATTGGAGTTTTTAATGGGCCTGCATGGCGGTATTTTTTACATTGGTATGCGCCGCTGGATTTATGGTCAAGCCATCTACGACTCCGGCAATCCCAATACTGAACAAGAAATCATTCAAGACCGGATTAGCTCCTACCTAACCTCAGCAAAAGCTTTATTTACTCACGGTAATAAATAA
- a CDS encoding UbiH/UbiF/VisC/COQ6 family ubiquinone biosynthesis hydroxylase: MAKILVIGGSLGGLFAANILLRQGHDVTLLEKAIGSLDGRGAGIVTHDALADALREAGIAVDDSLGVAVSKRVTLGADGESLGEMLLPQILTSWSRLYHLLKENFPTERYLQGKNVKTVSQDSNSVQVNCEDGSTYQAELLIASDGIRSAVRAHVAPNIQPEYAGYIAWRGVCDESHLSNYTLDTLFNYFGFCLPNGEQMLGYPVAGPGNDTRPGKRRYNFVWYRPASEESELGKLLTDADGHHYPTGIPPLKVSWKHIAEMRTIAREILAPQYAEILEKTASPFLQAIYDVRSEQIVFGRIALMGDAAFVGRPHVGMGVTKAGDEAMAIARHIAALGANPAALEAYGKERLKLGQQVVARAQYLGRYMQAQGSKGTRDGNSLRRNADTVMAETAIDLSTLLAEGKAVPESH; this comes from the coding sequence ATGGCAAAAATTCTCGTCATCGGCGGATCCCTTGGGGGCTTATTTGCTGCCAATATATTGCTCCGCCAGGGTCACGATGTCACCTTACTAGAAAAGGCGATTGGCTCCTTAGATGGTCGAGGTGCTGGAATCGTGACACATGATGCGCTTGCAGATGCCTTACGCGAAGCAGGGATCGCTGTGGATGACAGCCTCGGAGTTGCCGTGTCAAAGCGCGTTACCTTGGGCGCTGATGGTGAGAGCTTGGGTGAAATGCTGCTTCCACAAATCCTCACTTCATGGAGTCGCCTCTACCACTTGTTGAAAGAGAATTTTCCAACTGAGCGTTACCTACAAGGTAAGAATGTAAAAACAGTTAGCCAAGATTCCAATAGTGTTCAGGTGAATTGCGAAGATGGCAGCACTTATCAGGCAGAGCTGCTGATTGCATCAGATGGCATACGCTCGGCGGTGAGAGCCCATGTAGCACCAAATATTCAGCCTGAATATGCGGGATACATTGCATGGCGAGGTGTTTGCGATGAAAGCCATTTATCAAATTACACCTTGGATACCTTATTTAATTACTTTGGATTCTGTCTGCCAAATGGCGAACAGATGCTCGGCTACCCCGTTGCTGGCCCTGGCAATGACACAAGACCAGGCAAACGGCGCTATAACTTTGTTTGGTATCGCCCCGCATCTGAAGAGAGTGAACTAGGCAAACTGTTGACGGATGCGGATGGTCACCACTATCCAACCGGCATCCCACCACTCAAAGTGTCGTGGAAGCATATTGCTGAAATGCGAACGATTGCTCGGGAAATTCTGGCTCCTCAATATGCAGAAATTTTAGAAAAAACAGCCTCACCCTTTTTGCAAGCAATTTACGATGTTCGATCAGAGCAAATTGTCTTCGGCAGAATTGCTTTAATGGGTGATGCAGCTTTTGTTGGACGACCACATGTTGGTATGGGAGTTACAAAAGCGGGTGATGAGGCAATGGCAATTGCGCGGCACATTGCTGCATTGGGCGCAAACCCTGCAGCACTCGAAGCATATGGCAAGGAACGACTTAAGCTTGGGCAACAGGTAGTTGCAAGAGCGCAATACTTAGGCCGCTACATGCAAGCACAAGGTAGCAAAGGCACTAGGGATGGCAATAGCCTACGCAGAAATGCGGATACCGTGATGGCGGAGACAGCAATTGATCTCAGCACCTTGCTAGCAGAAGGGAAAGCAGTTCCAGAGTCGCATTAA
- a CDS encoding Extracellular ligand-binding receptor yields MKQKVTNQTRRKMLIGGAAAASTPLWMNMASAQSETIKIGFPTPLTGPFSAEAQDQVKAAELAIKEFNDAGGFNGRKAELLVRDDKLNPGEAATRTLELIEKDKVNFVVGSLSAATQLSINAVCKERKVLFNSISQSDAINEAKDWSVYTFHEALNPTMTAGAVARYSIPRFGKKIVFLTADYAYGHEMVRAFERAGKEMGATTLADIRHPLGASDYSAFLPRIKALNPDILVLCNFGRDLVNAAKQCTDFGLKSSMKIVTPVLLYTSRLAGGPEAFEGIIGGTSYYWGLEDRIPTAKTFNDAFRKMYNGSVPSDYGALGYAGVKSVLASIKIAKSTETLKVVSAMENLKYDWYKGPEYYRKCDHQAVQTVIIVESKSKNMKDKYDVFNILTIEPTTEKNMRSCAELGHKA; encoded by the coding sequence ATGAAACAAAAAGTAACGAATCAAACTAGAAGAAAAATGTTAATCGGCGGAGCTGCTGCAGCAAGCACCCCGCTTTGGATGAACATGGCAAGCGCCCAATCTGAAACGATTAAGATTGGCTTTCCTACACCACTCACAGGCCCATTCTCTGCTGAAGCGCAGGACCAAGTTAAAGCTGCTGAATTAGCTATTAAAGAATTCAACGATGCGGGTGGCTTCAATGGACGCAAAGCTGAACTCTTAGTTCGCGATGACAAACTGAATCCAGGCGAAGCTGCGACACGTACTCTTGAGTTGATCGAAAAAGACAAGGTGAACTTTGTTGTGGGCTCACTTTCCGCTGCAACCCAACTCTCTATCAATGCCGTCTGTAAAGAGCGCAAGGTGCTCTTTAATTCCATCAGCCAGTCTGATGCGATTAACGAAGCGAAAGATTGGAGTGTGTATACATTCCATGAAGCATTGAATCCAACTATGACGGCAGGTGCAGTAGCTCGCTACTCTATCCCCCGCTTTGGCAAAAAGATCGTATTCCTGACCGCAGACTATGCTTACGGCCACGAGATGGTTCGCGCTTTTGAGCGTGCTGGTAAAGAGATGGGCGCTACTACATTGGCGGATATTCGCCACCCACTTGGCGCATCCGATTACTCCGCATTCTTGCCACGCATCAAGGCATTGAATCCCGACATCTTAGTACTCTGTAACTTTGGTCGCGACCTTGTTAATGCCGCCAAGCAATGTACAGACTTTGGCCTGAAGTCCAGCATGAAAATTGTGACTCCAGTTCTTCTCTATACATCACGTCTTGCAGGCGGCCCTGAAGCATTCGAAGGAATTATTGGCGGCACTTCCTACTACTGGGGTCTTGAGGATCGTATCCCAACAGCAAAAACATTTAACGATGCATTCCGCAAAATGTACAACGGCTCAGTTCCATCTGACTACGGTGCACTTGGGTATGCCGGCGTGAAGAGTGTGTTGGCGTCCATTAAGATTGCGAAGTCCACTGAAACCCTCAAAGTAGTCAGCGCAATGGAGAACCTAAAGTACGACTGGTACAAAGGTCCTGAGTACTATCGCAAGTGCGACCACCAAGCTGTGCAAACAGTCATCATCGTTGAGTCTAAGTCAAAGAATATGAAGGATAAGTACGATGTCTTCAATATCCTGACGATCGAACCAACCACCGAGAAGAATATGCGTAGTTGCGCGGAGCTAGGCCACAAGGCTTAA
- a CDS encoding Inner-membrane translocator, with the protein MQLLTGIALGSIYALLALGLCLIFGMLNVVNFAHGAFFMVGAFMGVYFLGVTGNFWFSLILTPIATGVLGLLTERFLVRPLYGRGIDYPLLLTFGLSYVLIEAMRVTFGIEGLPSVTPDGLKGTLDVGIGFFPKYRLFLIAATAVIIFAVWFFIQKTRYGLIIKAGAADQEIVKVLGVDIAKVWLMVFGLGCAIAGLSGILASPTRSVNPEMGIPILAESFVVTVVGGMGSPVGAVVAGLLVGVVYSMTSLFFPDLSELSIFVLMAVVLLIRPQGLFGKAGAMG; encoded by the coding sequence ATGCAGCTGCTAACAGGAATTGCCCTGGGCAGTATTTATGCACTTCTAGCACTGGGTTTGTGCCTTATTTTTGGCATGCTCAATGTCGTAAATTTTGCCCACGGCGCTTTCTTCATGGTTGGCGCATTCATGGGCGTCTATTTCCTAGGCGTAACAGGCAACTTTTGGTTTAGCTTAATTCTCACACCCATTGCCACTGGAGTACTTGGATTGCTAACTGAGCGATTCCTAGTCCGCCCTCTTTATGGCCGAGGCATTGACTATCCACTCCTTCTGACTTTTGGACTGTCTTATGTCTTGATTGAAGCAATGCGCGTCACCTTTGGTATCGAAGGTCTACCATCTGTTACCCCTGATGGACTTAAAGGCACCCTCGATGTTGGCATTGGTTTCTTCCCCAAATATCGACTCTTCCTGATTGCTGCCACAGCCGTCATTATTTTTGCGGTCTGGTTCTTTATTCAGAAGACCCGCTACGGGCTCATTATTAAAGCTGGTGCCGCCGACCAAGAGATTGTCAAAGTGCTTGGTGTAGATATTGCCAAAGTATGGCTGATGGTATTCGGCCTTGGCTGTGCGATTGCCGGCCTCTCTGGAATACTGGCCTCACCTACCCGCTCTGTTAATCCAGAAATGGGCATTCCCATCCTAGCGGAATCGTTTGTTGTCACGGTAGTTGGTGGCATGGGCTCACCAGTGGGCGCAGTTGTTGCAGGCTTGTTGGTTGGCGTGGTCTACAGCATGACCTCACTATTTTTCCCAGACCTTTCAGAACTGTCTATTTTTGTTTTGATGGCGGTAGTGCTCTTAATTCGACCACAAGGTTTATTTGGCAAAGCGGGGGCAATGGGTTAA
- a CDS encoding Inner-membrane translocator: protein MKSFFQLIARHRVLASSLFLMVFPFIMPYEALAINILIFGLFAMGFNLLFGYMGLLSFGHAAFLGIGSYLTGIGIVHYAMPWGAAILAGVIGAAIGGLIMGFLAIRTRGIYFSMVTLALGQIVFYGFYKAESLTGGENGLRGVRVDSFNILGITVDFLNPLVKYYIILFFVVIAIWLISRILSSPLGAVMEAIRENEKRAAACGFDVARTKLLVFVLSAAICGLAGSLRALHLSIVPIDSLHYLQSGQAVMMSILGGMGTFFGPFIGAAVMLYLEDVVTTFTKHWMAVIGLVFMFFVLFFPKGIWGTILSKLNLNQDSK from the coding sequence ATGAAATCATTTTTCCAACTCATTGCACGTCATCGCGTGCTAGCAAGCAGTCTTTTCTTGATGGTCTTTCCTTTCATCATGCCGTATGAAGCGCTTGCTATCAACATTTTGATCTTTGGCTTATTTGCCATGGGATTCAATCTCTTGTTTGGCTATATGGGCCTCCTCTCCTTTGGCCATGCAGCCTTTCTTGGCATCGGAAGTTATCTCACCGGTATCGGTATCGTTCACTACGCCATGCCTTGGGGCGCTGCAATTCTGGCGGGCGTGATCGGCGCCGCTATCGGCGGACTCATTATGGGCTTCCTGGCGATTCGCACTAGAGGCATCTACTTCTCCATGGTGACCCTTGCATTAGGCCAAATTGTTTTTTATGGTTTTTATAAGGCCGAGAGTTTGACTGGTGGTGAGAACGGCTTAAGGGGTGTTCGCGTTGATTCCTTCAATATTCTTGGAATCACAGTAGATTTTCTAAACCCACTGGTGAAGTACTACATCATTCTCTTTTTTGTAGTCATTGCTATCTGGCTTATCTCCCGAATCCTGAGCTCTCCTCTTGGCGCCGTAATGGAAGCAATTCGCGAGAATGAAAAACGTGCTGCAGCTTGTGGGTTTGATGTGGCTCGCACAAAACTATTGGTCTTTGTATTGTCCGCTGCGATCTGCGGCTTAGCGGGCTCATTGCGCGCTCTGCACCTTTCGATTGTTCCAATTGACTCACTTCACTACCTCCAATCTGGGCAGGCTGTAATGATGAGCATTTTGGGTGGTATGGGCACTTTCTTTGGGCCCTTTATTGGTGCTGCTGTCATGCTCTATTTAGAGGATGTGGTCACCACTTTCACCAAGCACTGGATGGCCGTCATTGGACTGGTCTTTATGTTCTTTGTATTGTTCTTCCCCAAGGGAATCTGGGGAACCATCTTGAGCAAGCTAAACCTCAATCAGGATTCGAAATAA